From Selenomonas sp. AB3002, one genomic window encodes:
- a CDS encoding terminase TerL endonuclease subunit, protein MARKTADRTTAYAKLIVNGGRICGRAEYQACKRHLDDMNDPKCEYIFDVAEAERHIDIANQLTIGEGISAQQLTMRGFQNFIIGSLCGWRKKRSKILRYREAYIQMGRQNGKSFLAGAMCNDRATFSSYQRGRIFCTATKQEQANIVWDEVDKFIESDRDLMGLYKIRKYDRTITSLVTGTTIKAIGRDTKSADGFRSILAVVDEYHAHPTSQMYKLMQDGQLAVDNALTLAITTAGFNLNSPCYEHYKFCKQVLAGNVKKDSLFIYIAELDKDDDIWDSKNWAKANPLQLWTNDTEMDATKIARMAEKAIDAKEKQGDELVNFLTKSLNQWVTFTGGALLDMDKWRECASERTLQDMRGRECYLGIDLSSGGDLTSIALLFPLEDNRVYIWSHSYMPELRLQEHIKTDDAPYGVWAGAGLITLTSDMYGIKTDYKAIVGDLAVCIRDYDLKIVGCGYDNHNAATFLADLESVLDCDLVEVKQSARSLNDPTIDFQLSVKAGLVEYDKNNSLLTWSAVNAVISQPNSFGEIKIDKMTQAKRIDPIDAIIDAWKLHFLNKKSVDFDSAADEWLKAMGGDD, encoded by the coding sequence ATGGCAAGAAAAACAGCCGATAGAACAACCGCCTATGCAAAATTAATTGTTAACGGCGGGCGTATATGTGGGCGGGCTGAATATCAAGCGTGTAAGCGGCATCTTGACGACATGAACGACCCAAAATGTGAGTATATTTTTGATGTTGCAGAAGCGGAAAGACATATCGATATCGCGAACCAATTAACCATAGGTGAGGGCATTTCCGCGCAACAATTAACCATGAGAGGATTCCAAAATTTTATTATTGGCTCATTGTGCGGATGGCGAAAAAAGAGGTCGAAAATCCTGCGTTATCGGGAAGCCTATATTCAGATGGGGCGGCAAAATGGCAAGTCGTTTTTAGCAGGTGCAATGTGCAATGACCGCGCAACATTTTCGTCGTACCAGCGGGGGCGTATCTTTTGTACGGCGACAAAGCAGGAACAGGCGAACATTGTTTGGGACGAGGTGGATAAATTTATCGAATCCGACAGGGATTTGATGGGGCTTTATAAAATCCGAAAATATGACCGCACGATAACGAGTTTAGTAACAGGAACGACGATAAAAGCCATCGGCAGGGATACGAAATCGGCAGACGGTTTTCGTTCAATTTTGGCAGTAGTTGACGAGTATCACGCACACCCTACAAGTCAAATGTATAAGTTGATGCAGGACGGACAACTTGCCGTCGATAATGCCTTAACTTTGGCGATAACAACGGCAGGATTTAATCTTAATTCCCCGTGTTATGAGCATTATAAATTCTGCAAACAAGTGCTTGCAGGTAACGTCAAAAAAGATTCGTTATTCATCTATATCGCGGAGCTAGACAAAGATGATGATATTTGGGATTCGAAAAATTGGGCGAAAGCAAATCCGCTTCAACTTTGGACGAACGACACTGAAATGGATGCGACGAAGATTGCGCGAATGGCAGAAAAAGCCATAGATGCGAAGGAAAAGCAGGGCGATGAATTAGTTAATTTTTTGACAAAATCACTCAATCAGTGGGTAACTTTTACGGGTGGCGCATTGCTTGACATGGATAAATGGCGGGAATGTGCATCAGAGCGAACCTTGCAGGATATGCGGGGGCGTGAATGTTATCTCGGGATTGACCTTTCCAGCGGTGGCGATTTAACATCAATTGCCCTCCTTTTCCCGCTTGAAGATAACCGCGTATATATATGGTCGCATAGTTATATGCCCGAATTGAGATTGCAGGAACACATAAAAACGGATGATGCCCCGTATGGCGTCTGGGCGGGCGCAGGGCTTATAACATTAACGTCGGACATGTATGGTATTAAGACAGATTATAAGGCGATTGTGGGCGATTTAGCGGTTTGCATCCGTGACTATGATTTAAAGATTGTCGGGTGTGGCTATGACAACCACAACGCGGCGACGTTTTTAGCCGACCTTGAATCTGTTTTAGATTGTGATTTGGTCGAGGTTAAACAATCTGCGCGTAGCCTAAACGACCCGACAATAGATTTTCAGTTGTCAGTAAAGGCGGGACTTGTTGAGTACGACAAAAATAATTCGTTGCTGACATGGAGCGCGGTCAATGCCGTCATTTCACAGCCAAATTCGTTCGGTGAAATTAAAATTGATAAAATGACACAGGCAAAAAGAATCGACCCGATTGATGCTATAATAGACGCATGGAAACTGCATTTCCTCAATAAAAAATCAGTCGATTTTGATTCAGCGGCGGACGAATGGCTAAAAGCCATGGGAGGTGATGACTAA
- a CDS encoding phage terminase small subunit P27 family — translation MVGNNGGRPRKVVSLSTRKTSKKEKLERAAQESKLKGDRDQLTAEAPAWLTEAGKKEYMRVVTEAGKIPFLDNLDLHYIAMYADAVDKYIKAANQLHKYGDVIKTENGLTVSPFLAVQKKAEDTIMKCSSKLGLAITDRLRLIVPKQPEEKAENKYLKYLNKA, via the coding sequence ATGGTAGGAAATAACGGTGGCAGACCCCGAAAAGTGGTGTCCTTGTCCACGAGAAAAACAAGCAAAAAAGAAAAATTGGAGCGAGCCGCCCAGGAATCAAAATTAAAAGGTGACCGCGACCAATTGACAGCGGAAGCCCCTGCCTGGCTCACGGAAGCAGGGAAAAAAGAATATATGCGTGTTGTGACGGAAGCGGGGAAAATTCCCTTTCTTGATAATCTTGATTTACATTACATTGCGATGTATGCAGATGCGGTGGATAAATATATAAAGGCCGCGAATCAGTTGCATAAATATGGCGATGTAATCAAAACTGAAAACGGCTTAACGGTTTCGCCGTTTCTGGCAGTACAGAAAAAAGCGGAAGATACAATTATGAAATGCTCGTCTAAATTGGGACTGGCTATTACTGATAGATTGCGCTTAATTGTCCCGAAACAACCCGAAGAAAAAGCGGAAAACAAGTATTTAAAGTATCTTAATAAGGCGTGA
- a CDS encoding HNH endonuclease, producing MKERTCLICGRNYVKVIGVSFAKYCSEECRVIASKKRYTPVEKTLKICPTCKTEFLASKKNQIYCCDKCTPSYKRHQENKSLTHKYICEWCGKLFYGGVVRNKHSYRFCSRECSAKHIAQVKNDRAKPLKYVGKIEGWYTNICVICGQVFMDKAKRSCCSVECQKEYNRQQNRQRAEQRREAVYKVQRKYCRNCGCEFTPTVKKSKVFCSEVCRDKYQKRLQHIHAKKRLRGKIVDKNISLEKLIERDNGRCKLCGRVVDVNDYTIRDGAFIAGAMYPSIDHIKPLSRGGVHSWDNVQLAHCRCNTLKGARGA from the coding sequence ATGAAGGAAAGAACGTGCTTGATTTGTGGCAGGAATTATGTCAAGGTAATTGGCGTTAGTTTTGCTAAGTATTGTTCGGAGGAATGTCGAGTAATAGCCAGCAAGAAAAGATATACGCCAGTAGAGAAAACGCTAAAAATATGCCCTACGTGCAAGACGGAATTTTTAGCATCTAAAAAGAATCAAATATACTGTTGTGATAAGTGCACGCCGAGCTATAAACGCCACCAGGAAAACAAATCCTTAACACATAAGTATATATGCGAATGGTGTGGGAAACTTTTTTATGGTGGCGTAGTAAGAAATAAGCATAGTTATCGATTTTGTTCGCGGGAGTGTTCAGCAAAACATATTGCGCAAGTAAAAAATGATAGGGCGAAACCGCTAAAATATGTGGGAAAGATTGAGGGATGGTATACTAATATTTGTGTAATTTGTGGACAGGTTTTTATGGATAAGGCAAAGCGGTCATGCTGTAGTGTTGAATGCCAAAAGGAATATAATAGACAACAAAACAGACAGCGTGCAGAACAAAGACGCGAAGCAGTTTATAAAGTACAAAGAAAGTATTGCCGAAATTGTGGATGTGAGTTTACGCCGACAGTAAAGAAAAGCAAAGTTTTTTGCTCGGAAGTTTGTCGGGATAAATATCAAAAACGATTACAACACATACACGCTAAAAAAAGATTACGAGGGAAAATTGTTGATAAAAATATTTCACTGGAAAAATTGATTGAACGGGATAATGGTAGATGCAAATTGTGCGGGCGTGTTGTTGATGTGAATGATTATACGATTAGGGATGGAGCGTTTATCGCTGGTGCTATGTATCCGTCAATAGACCATATTAAACCACTATCCAGAGGTGGCGTGCATAGTTGGGATAATGTGCAACTTGCGCACTGTCGGTGTAACACATTAAAGGGGGCTAGGGGTGCGTAA
- a CDS encoding ParB/Srx family N-terminal domain-containing protein, with protein METHKLKVEYIDIGQITPYENNAKEHPPEQIEQIKASIKEFGFNDPIATWNGQVVAGHGRLQAAKELGHTKIPVIKLDGLTDEQRRAYGLIHNQLTMNSGFDVKALEAELKSISSIDMEEYGFKTAEEIAEDDTYTKKVDIPHYEITGEEVSASELVDTTKSEQLMEAIHSANLDEDVKRFLMLATARHNVFNYAKIAEFYAQTTPEIQRLMEDSALVIIDYNDAIRDGYVNLSKEIDEMLAEAGVKND; from the coding sequence ATGGAAACACATAAATTAAAAGTTGAATATATTGATATAGGACAGATTACGCCTTATGAGAATAACGCGAAGGAACATCCGCCCGAGCAAATCGAACAAATTAAAGCTAGTATAAAGGAGTTTGGATTTAACGACCCTATAGCGACATGGAATGGGCAGGTAGTTGCAGGTCATGGCCGTCTACAAGCGGCAAAAGAGCTAGGCCATACTAAGATACCCGTGATTAAATTGGACGGCTTGACGGACGAACAGCGGCGCGCATACGGGCTGATTCATAATCAGCTGACGATGAATAGCGGCTTCGATGTAAAGGCATTAGAAGCGGAATTGAAATCAATATCTTCGATAGACATGGAGGAATACGGATTTAAAACCGCTGAAGAAATTGCGGAAGATGATACATATACAAAAAAGGTCGATATTCCGCACTACGAAATTACAGGGGAAGAAGTCTCGGCATCGGAGCTGGTTGACACTACCAAATCCGAGCAGTTAATGGAAGCCATACATAGCGCAAATCTTGACGAAGATGTTAAGCGTTTTTTGATGCTGGCGACTGCTAGGCACAACGTTTTTAATTATGCCAAAATAGCGGAGTTTTATGCCCAAACAACGCCAGAAATTCAGCGACTTATGGAGGATTCCGCCCTAGTTATTATCGACTATAACGATGCTATTCGTGACGGCTATGTTAATCTCTCAAAAGAGATTGACGAAATGTTAGCGGAGGCAGGTGTCAAAAATGATTGA
- a CDS encoding NUMOD4 domain-containing protein produces the protein MEQIQGEIWRSVPGMEGIYMISNYGRIKALERTIMRSNGKCVHISTHFVRGSKDTKGYLQLDANIDGQRILKFVHRLVAEAFVENPKHLEQVNHKDGNKTNNHAANLEWVSCLDNIHHAWENHLNKPLQGEAHGNHKLTEEQARFIKRHYIKGDAVYGAKALAEKFNVTVTPIRLIAEGKAWKHIN, from the coding sequence ATGGAACAAATACAGGGCGAAATATGGCGGAGCGTTCCAGGCATGGAAGGTATCTATATGATTAGTAATTATGGACGAATAAAAGCGTTAGAACGGACAATAATGCGTAGTAACGGCAAATGCGTTCATATATCAACGCATTTTGTACGTGGTTCAAAGGACACGAAAGGATATTTGCAACTTGATGCAAACATCGACGGGCAAAGAATATTAAAGTTTGTGCATAGGCTTGTTGCGGAGGCTTTTGTCGAAAATCCTAAGCATCTGGAACAAGTGAATCATAAAGACGGCAATAAGACAAATAATCACGCGGCGAATTTAGAATGGGTGTCCTGCTTAGATAACATTCATCATGCGTGGGAAAATCATCTAAATAAGCCGTTGCAAGGTGAAGCGCATGGGAATCACAAATTAACAGAGGAACAAGCAAGATTTATAAAACGGCACTACATAAAGGGCGACGCGGTTTATGGGGCTAAAGCCTTAGCTGAAAAATTCAACGTAACCGTCACGCCGATTAGATTGATAGCGGAGGGAAAAGCATGGAAACACATAAATTAA
- a CDS encoding dATP/dGTP diphosphohydrolase domain-containing protein, which yields MVLEKTMNHDYNQEKERNEYRYIYPAWLDSVAQGLTKGAVKYPGQTWKKIPADEHLARAMRHINLYRMGDRNENHLTNASMRLMMAFYMAEREDFTSKGETVHDIVKTLPNGAEVHRYRNKNGAEISAIYSIDAHGRKDFYMSCCREGEEALVKKYLQEIEKEENKIRSRVVVRELQKGIELHRYYRENDAYSAVVIVSGKKPIEICACKIDDEKEMLKDMGYSDAND from the coding sequence ATGGTTTTAGAAAAGACAATGAACCACGATTATAATCAAGAAAAAGAGAGAAACGAATACCGCTACATTTACCCCGCGTGGCTGGATTCCGTCGCCCAGGGATTGACAAAAGGCGCGGTGAAATATCCAGGACAGACGTGGAAGAAAATTCCTGCCGACGAGCATCTGGCGCGGGCTATGCGGCACATAAATTTGTATCGCATGGGCGACAGAAACGAAAATCATCTGACTAATGCAAGTATGCGTCTTATGATGGCGTTTTACATGGCAGAAAGGGAAGATTTTACGAGCAAGGGCGAAACCGTCCACGACATTGTTAAAACATTGCCGAACGGCGCGGAGGTGCATCGCTATCGGAATAAAAACGGCGCAGAAATTTCCGCAATTTATTCTATAGATGCTCACGGCAGGAAGGATTTTTATATGTCGTGTTGCAGGGAGGGGGAAGAAGCATTAGTAAAAAAATACCTGCAAGAAATTGAAAAAGAAGAAAATAAAATTCGTAGTCGTGTGGTCGTGCGGGAACTGCAAAAGGGCATCGAATTGCATCGGTATTATCGCGAAAATGATGCTTATTCCGCGGTTGTGATTGTAAGCGGTAAAAAGCCGATTGAAATTTGTGCTTGCAAAATTGATGATGAAAAAGAAATGTTAAAAGATATGGGGTATAGCGATGCGAACGATTGA
- a CDS encoding ATP-binding protein: MEDWEKVVNDLRAKHQATGQMSNINLVGNKSGEDISRQMQEDAMREAREKRKTAAIQKLPKRFQATTLDSIRAQGIPKNKSVAQNWQYICQYTDHLAEHLKAGRGIILAGGFGTMKTTLAVAVLRKYIDGGGWGVMVTMASLIDKIYSMRNTDASEAAAYETEIREAKLLVIDDLGAEDNHFAWVLAKVDSIISSRYDNRLATIITTNYSPDDLSQTYGGRLIDRIKSNCFYLPFVGVSERKPLDLSMI; this comes from the coding sequence GTGGAAGATTGGGAAAAAGTAGTCAACGACCTCCGCGCAAAACATCAAGCGACTGGACAAATGTCGAATATAAACCTGGTTGGTAATAAGTCGGGGGAAGATATTTCCCGTCAAATGCAGGAAGATGCAATGCGGGAAGCACGGGAAAAAAGAAAAACTGCGGCAATACAAAAACTGCCGAAAAGATTCCAGGCGACCACGCTTGACAGCATCCGTGCGCAGGGAATCCCGAAAAATAAATCCGTTGCTCAAAACTGGCAATATATTTGCCAGTACACAGACCATCTAGCCGAGCATTTAAAGGCTGGCAGGGGCATAATTTTAGCGGGCGGTTTTGGGACTATGAAAACCACGCTCGCGGTCGCGGTTCTGAGGAAATACATCGACGGCGGCGGGTGGGGTGTTATGGTAACAATGGCATCACTCATAGACAAGATATACTCGATGCGAAATACAGATGCGTCCGAAGCGGCGGCATACGAAACCGAAATCCGCGAAGCAAAATTGCTAGTGATTGACGATTTGGGTGCGGAGGATAATCATTTCGCGTGGGTGCTGGCGAAAGTCGATAGCATAATTTCAAGCCGCTATGATAACAGGCTGGCGACAATTATCACGACGAATTATTCTCCCGATGATTTATCGCAGACCTACGGCGGGCGACTGATTGACCGCATCAAAAGCAATTGCTTTTATTTGCCTTTCGTCGGAGTATCTGAGCGCAAGCCGCTTGATTTAAGCATGATTTAA
- a CDS encoding MBL fold metallo-hydrolase, translating into MDIKIIATGSSGNCYLVGDGSTRLLLDAGIPLKRISEGCDYKLSEISAALITHKHKDHSRAIDALIRRGIPCYAPKDMLDWWPNIRPVEKYMTMKERLYNFDVGTFDIQAFYVPHDCDCIGYYIRSIKTEERLVYLTDLSAIPYKFLKVNYWLIEANYSRAILDKNVENGAEISYANRIIETHMSIEKLEEYFSTYDELTAKEITLIHMSDGNSNAEDFKRRIERVTGVPVVIA; encoded by the coding sequence ATGGACATTAAAATAATAGCAACAGGCTCGTCGGGTAACTGCTATTTAGTGGGGGACGGTTCGACCCGTCTCCTGCTAGATGCAGGCATCCCGTTAAAGCGAATTTCCGAGGGTTGTGATTACAAATTATCGGAGATTTCCGCGGCCTTAATAACACATAAACATAAAGACCATAGCAGGGCTATCGATGCACTAATTCGGCGCGGGATTCCGTGCTATGCGCCGAAAGATATGCTTGATTGGTGGCCTAATATTCGCCCCGTTGAAAAGTACATGACGATGAAAGAACGCCTCTATAATTTTGATGTGGGTACGTTCGATATCCAGGCGTTTTATGTCCCGCATGATTGCGATTGTATTGGCTATTATATTCGGTCAATTAAAACCGAAGAAAGATTGGTTTATTTGACGGATTTGTCCGCAATTCCGTACAAGTTTTTAAAGGTCAATTATTGGCTAATTGAGGCGAATTATAGTAGGGCTATTCTTGACAAAAACGTGGAAAATGGCGCGGAAATTTCCTACGCAAATCGGATAATTGAAACGCACATGAGTATCGAAAAGTTAGAGGAATATTTTTCGACTTATGATGAATTAACCGCGAAAGAAATAACGCTTATTCACATGAGCGACGGCAATTCAAACGCGGAAGATTTTAAAAGGAGGATTGAGCGGGTGACGGGCGTTCCTGTAGTGATTGCATAA
- a CDS encoding recombinase RecT, with product MGNYNNQVQTVNNGVVACETWINSDNIKKRFADVLDKNAAAFLTSLLALVKSNNRLAGCDPKTVISAAMTAATMKLPINPNLGFAYIVPYKNEASFQIGWKGLTQLAMRTGQYKTINAAPVHEGEIEDVDFITGEIIRGKRKSDKIVGYIAYFRLINGFEKTLYMSREEVEAHASKYSMAYGYDKRSGKSNSVWTTNFDAMALKTVLKLIISKYGIMSIDMQGENLARAVEADSAVIREDGTADYVDNSVENPPVDFPGETVEAVMEKPSPAPAPQTEIAFDAGEPEF from the coding sequence ATGGGCAATTATAACAACCAGGTGCAGACCGTTAATAACGGTGTAGTTGCGTGCGAAACATGGATAAACAGCGACAATATTAAAAAGCGTTTTGCTGATGTTTTGGATAAAAATGCGGCGGCGTTTTTAACGTCCTTACTGGCGTTGGTAAAGAGTAATAATAGACTTGCAGGGTGTGACCCCAAAACGGTTATTTCCGCGGCAATGACGGCGGCAACAATGAAGCTCCCGATAAACCCTAATTTAGGTTTTGCGTACATTGTTCCCTACAAGAACGAGGCAAGTTTTCAGATTGGCTGGAAAGGGCTTACTCAATTGGCAATGCGGACAGGACAGTATAAGACAATTAACGCCGCGCCTGTGCATGAAGGTGAAATCGAGGACGTCGATTTTATCACGGGTGAAATCATTCGCGGGAAACGTAAATCCGACAAAATCGTGGGATATATTGCGTATTTCAGATTGATAAACGGGTTTGAAAAAACGCTTTATATGAGCCGCGAAGAAGTAGAAGCCCATGCGTCTAAATATAGCATGGCTTACGGCTATGATAAGCGTAGCGGGAAATCTAATTCCGTATGGACAACGAACTTCGATGCGATGGCATTGAAAACGGTTTTGAAGCTGATTATTTCGAAATATGGCATCATGTCCATCGATATGCAGGGCGAAAATTTGGCGCGCGCTGTTGAAGCTGATTCGGCGGTAATTCGCGAAGATGGTACTGCTGATTATGTTGATAATTCCGTGGAAAATCCCCCTGTTGATTTCCCAGGCGAAACGGTGGAAGCTGTCATGGAAAAGCCCTCTCCTGCACCTGCACCGCAGACCGAAATTGCTTTTGATGCTGGCGAACCCGAGTTCTAA
- a CDS encoding AAA family ATPase codes for MKIRYLTLANFRNLKDKKLDLSGNKVTIYGRNGSGKTTVANAIINLLADSSVTGEKDFSPKTEGTHKLNHVATMTVVADDGEEISLSKDFHEIWKKKRGSQTATFSGHETTYEINGIPAKKKEYDSRVAGICGGDSKRIMMLSLAGYFAEDLPMDERRKILVDICGDISDDEILNLSGIAPLKEYLPVPGVNSRRYTPEEFLQMAKVKRRDLNKKIDEIPARIDELSRTLTDENVDFDELPNVLKALQEQKAQMQIQPKNTTILGIEAAMAGIRTAIEKGRESYYREHVDTTKERLESYRAQETEIQKEINHLSIQAFEAGEQLKKMESEREKCLADFDALKMEKWNPKSEICPTCGQVLPVDTVRQLRENWLEKLAERKAEINARGKEVSKENIAAQKEKADSFQERLTLKQAELSEVQNKKLALVNSEPNSSYEDSEKYKENKLRLEELSAKLEQAKAEQGDTKPDTSEIDAQIAEVQEYLARHKAQESARQRIEELQSEMKQASADLDYYDKGIHLCETFFREKMRYVSEKVSEHFETVGWRLFKEQINGGLAECCEPLIANDKGVKVEWKSANTAAQINAGLEIIDVLSKHFNTYLPVIVDRAESVTDLREMPRHQVIRLVVSKDDADLNVVNE; via the coding sequence ATGAAGATAAGATATTTAACCCTTGCGAATTTCCGCAATTTGAAAGATAAAAAGCTGGATTTAAGCGGAAACAAGGTCACGATTTACGGGCGAAATGGCTCGGGGAAAACCACCGTCGCAAATGCGATAATAAATCTGCTGGCGGATTCCTCCGTTACGGGTGAAAAAGACTTTTCCCCGAAAACTGAGGGTACACATAAATTAAATCATGTCGCAACTATGACCGTCGTTGCAGATGATGGCGAGGAAATTTCTCTCAGCAAAGATTTTCACGAAATTTGGAAGAAAAAACGCGGGTCGCAAACTGCAACCTTTTCGGGGCACGAAACAACCTACGAAATAAACGGAATCCCCGCAAAGAAAAAGGAATATGATTCCCGTGTTGCGGGCATCTGTGGGGGCGATTCTAAGCGCATAATGATGCTGTCGTTGGCAGGGTATTTTGCCGAAGATTTGCCCATGGACGAGCGCAGAAAAATCCTTGTAGACATTTGCGGGGATATTTCGGACGACGAGATTTTAAATCTTTCGGGAATTGCCCCGTTGAAAGAGTATTTGCCCGTCCCTGGCGTGAATAGTCGGCGGTATACGCCCGAAGAATTTTTGCAGATGGCAAAGGTTAAGCGGCGCGATTTAAATAAAAAAATCGACGAAATTCCCGCCCGAATTGATGAATTATCCCGCACATTGACCGACGAAAATGTTGATTTCGATGAATTGCCGAATGTGCTGAAAGCGTTGCAAGAACAGAAAGCACAGATGCAGATTCAGCCGAAAAATACCACCATATTAGGCATTGAAGCGGCGATGGCGGGCATCAGAACTGCTATCGAAAAAGGCCGTGAATCATATTACAGGGAGCACGTTGATACGACCAAAGAACGACTTGAATCGTATCGGGCGCAGGAAACAGAAATCCAGAAAGAAATCAATCACCTTTCAATCCAGGCATTCGAAGCGGGTGAACAGCTAAAAAAGATGGAATCCGAGCGCGAAAAATGCCTTGCAGATTTCGACGCATTGAAGATGGAAAAATGGAATCCGAAAAGCGAAATTTGTCCCACGTGCGGGCAGGTTTTACCTGTTGATACTGTGCGCCAACTTCGGGAAAATTGGCTGGAAAAACTGGCAGAACGTAAAGCGGAAATCAATGCCAGGGGGAAAGAAGTATCGAAAGAAAACATCGCGGCACAGAAAGAAAAAGCAGATTCTTTTCAGGAACGGCTTACACTAAAACAGGCAGAACTTTCCGAGGTGCAAAACAAAAAGCTCGCGCTGGTAAATTCCGAACCCAATTCTAGCTACGAAGATTCGGAAAAATACAAAGAAAATAAATTGCGACTTGAAGAACTTTCGGCAAAGCTGGAACAGGCAAAAGCGGAGCAGGGCGACACGAAGCCCGACACCTCCGAAATTGATGCTCAAATTGCGGAAGTGCAGGAATATCTTGCACGACATAAAGCACAGGAATCAGCCCGCCAGCGCATTGAAGAATTGCAAAGTGAAATGAAACAGGCATCCGCCGACCTGGATTATTACGACAAGGGCATCCACCTTTGCGAAACATTTTTCCGCGAAAAAATGCGGTACGTTTCCGAGAAGGTTTCGGAGCATTTCGAGACAGTCGGATGGAGGCTGTTTAAAGAGCAAATTAACGGCGGTTTAGCTGAGTGTTGCGAGCCTTTAATAGCTAATGATAAGGGCGTAAAAGTCGAGTGGAAATCAGCGAATACTGCGGCGCAAATAAATGCAGGTTTGGAAATTATCGACGTCCTTTCGAAGCATTTTAATACTTATTTGCCCGTCATTGTGGACAGGGCGGAAAGTGTAACAGATTTGCGGGAAATGCCCCGCCACCAGGTTATCCGTTTAGTCGTTTCCAAAGATGATGCAGATTTGAACGTCGTGAATGAATAA
- a CDS encoding BRO family protein encodes MNDVQIFNNADFGAIRILDIDGKIYFVGNDIAVALGYAYPRHALKLHCKGGVKRPVLTKGGEQMMNVIPEGDVYRLVTHSKLPAAEKFESWVFDEVLPTIRKTGQYTAQQEQTAPKGIIASAVQDVADTAEVIARVFGVKPGLAIATALDLTEASHDINMTPLRKLLPSEESPSYMTATEIGVKLGGVKAREVNRMLADCGLQEKDGKDWRLTEKGKSYGEAVPFTRHGHGGYQIKWGESVLTLLD; translated from the coding sequence ATGAACGACGTACAGATTTTTAACAATGCGGATTTCGGGGCAATAAGAATCCTTGACATTGACGGAAAAATTTATTTTGTAGGGAACGATATAGCTGTTGCGTTAGGTTATGCGTATCCGCGCCACGCTTTGAAGTTGCATTGCAAGGGAGGGGTAAAACGCCCCGTCCTTACAAAAGGCGGCGAACAGATGATGAATGTTATTCCCGAGGGGGATGTGTACCGCCTTGTGACCCATTCAAAATTACCTGCCGCCGAAAAATTTGAATCCTGGGTATTTGATGAGGTGTTGCCGACAATCCGCAAGACAGGGCAATATACAGCACAGCAGGAACAAACCGCCCCGAAAGGGATAATTGCGTCGGCTGTTCAGGATGTAGCAGACACGGCAGAAGTAATCGCCAGAGTGTTTGGCGTAAAACCAGGGCTGGCGATTGCAACCGCCCTTGATTTAACTGAGGCATCCCATGACATCAATATGACCCCACTACGGAAGCTCCTGCCCTCAGAGGAATCCCCGAGCTATATGACGGCTACGGAGATAGGCGTAAAGCTGGGCGGGGTAAAAGCCCGTGAAGTAAATCGGATGCTGGCAGATTGTGGCTTACAGGAAAAAGATGGTAAAGATTGGCGATTGACCGAAAAAGGGAAATCATACGGCGAAGCTGTTCCTTTCACTAGGCACGGACATGGCGGCTACCAGATTAAATGGGGCGAAAGTGTATTAACGCTTTTGGACTAA
- a CDS encoding DUF739 family protein, whose amino-acid sequence MSTTIDYSKLLGRIVEKCGTREAFAKKVGISTVTLAKKLAGKIAFKNDEILTMASVLSIPHEKIHVYFFCDGR is encoded by the coding sequence ATGAGCACTACGATTGATTATTCGAAGCTACTCGGCAGGATTGTCGAAAAATGTGGCACGAGGGAGGCATTTGCTAAAAAGGTGGGGATATCTACCGTAACGCTCGCGAAAAAATTGGCAGGAAAGATTGCATTCAAAAACGATGAAATACTGACCATGGCGAGCGTCCTTAGCATCCCCCATGAGAAAATCCACGTGTATTTTTTTTGTGACGGTCGTTAA